In one Drosophila pseudoobscura strain MV-25-SWS-2005 chromosome X, UCI_Dpse_MV25, whole genome shotgun sequence genomic region, the following are encoded:
- the LOC4813866 gene encoding uncharacterized protein: MSKTQNRKKSKQPRRGPVSSTGSETERSLEDMLSVTRLRIGDTDADADDGERPTRKMKPKSKAPQKSLGARSVEAPDQPPFVALVANLPMETSVRELLVLFVQHSIRSISLLRLGKGGSQQRKAHVELATRDDLMELLKKDQLLCRGRRLSISVCQDPGAAGDERCNRHVVSGLDGTWSLHSGSDADESSSEYAASVRSVQEREASSEASVHISRTPSSTEELERRMEVRLQKLAEFENAQTEQAQSSQGDDDEIPPQMSWPKFWSDVQKSEEL; encoded by the coding sequence ATGTCCAAGACTCAGAATCGTAAAAAATCGAAGCAGCCCCGTCGTGGCCCCGTCTCCAGCACTGGCAGCGAAACGGAGCGCAGTCTGGAGGATATGCTGAGTGTCACGAGGCTGAGGATCGGTGACAcggacgccgacgccgacgatGGGGAGCGTCCAACCCGCAAGATGAAGCCCAAATCCAAGGCGCCACAGAAGTCGCTCGGTGCCCGTTCGGTGGAGGCACCCGACCAGCCGCCGTTCGTGGCCCTGGTCGCCAATCTGCCGATGGAGACCAGCGTGCGGGAGCTGCTCGTGCTGTTTGTCCAGCACTCGATTCGCTCCATCAGCCTGTTGCGGCTGGGCAAGGGCGGGAGCCAGCAGAGAAAGGCGCATGTGGAGCTGGCGACGCGCGACGACCTGATGGAGCTGCTCAAGAAGGACCAACTGCTGTGCCGCGGTCGCCGCCTGAGCATCAGTGTGTGCCAGGATCCGGGTGCTGCTGGCGATGAGCGATGCAATCGCCATGTGGTCAGTGGCCTAGACGGCACCTGGAGCCTCCATTCGGGCAGCGACGCCGACGAGAGCTCCTCGGAGTACGCGGCCAGTGTCCGGAGCGTTCAGGAGCGCGAGGCCTCATCGGAGGCGTCTGTGCACATCAGCCGCACGCCGAGCAGCACCGAGGAGCTGGAGCGCCGCATGGAGGTCCGCCTCCAAAAGTTGGCGGAGTTCGAGAATGCCCAGACGGAGCAGGCCCAGAGCTCGCAGGGGGATGACGACGAGATTCCTCCACAAATGTCCTGGCCCAAGTTCTGGTCGGATGTGCAGAAGAGCGAGGAGTTGTAA
- the LOC4813867 gene encoding uncharacterized protein encodes MPKEDPFVNRAQLLKAIKKYPEIWDSNNKLHMCRSVTSPMWTEIAEQFGGHVPTVKLQSIWSQMKYHYHNLVHRQILHKERFNTKWEHFDPMSFMYNITVAKIVGAQASGSASDPPPTADQPLQLAVSPPALSNPAPIAQPTPAPPPPPLPSASHGRGRPSGSLSWLHSPVPPHSPVPQSPHHLMGQPAQAPPPPLPGHGLSYTAFTGLLPPAAAPAQPPVAPPRKLGRPSSLHNSMRSRIIDAIKARPSLWAGRQRSEKGQGQSRTSAVWKEAAIEMGLTPTLMQTRWSIIKQRYVDELQKERYTQYSHQGFRSNWEHFERMSFMRDILLKKVDEREQTREHIQEIVSEQQQHHQHQQVGQHLQHYRPPPGLLGLAEHAQDMPIGLVQHQMPHLEGVHVHPSLAMHPQHPQAILAAGARRRVKHESDLEWDPFEMILHVHGTGEPAAN; translated from the exons ATGCCCAAAGAGGATCCATTCGTGAATCGCGCCCAGCTGCTGAAGGCCATCAAGAAGTACCCGGAGATATGGGACTCCAACAACAAGCTGCACATGTGCCGTAGCGTCACGTCGCCCATGTGGACGGAGATCGCCGAGCAGTTCGGCGGCCATGTACCGACAG TTAAGCTCCAGTCGATCTGGAGCCAGATGAAGTACCACTACCACAACCTGGTACACCGCCAGATCCTGCACAAGGAGCGCTTCAACACCAAGTGGGAGCACTTCGATCCCATGTCCTTCATGTACAACATCACCGTGGCCAAGATAGTGGGCGCCCAGGCCAGCGGCAGTGCCTCCGATCCGCCCCCAACCGCCGACCAGCCGCTCCAGCTGGCCGTCTCCCCGCCGGCGCTATCCAACCCAGCCCCCATTGCACAGCCGACTCcagcgccgccgccgccgccgctgcccagTGCATCCCATGGACGTGGACGTCCGAGCGGCAGCCTCAGCTGGCTGCACTCCCCCGTGCCGCCGCACTCGCCTGTGCCACAGTCGCCGCACCACCTGATGGGACAGCCGGCGCAggcgccaccgccgccgctgcccgGCCACGGCCTGTCGTACACCGCCTTCACTGGGCTCCTGCCCCCCGCTGCCGCTCCAGCGCAGCCCCCGGTCGCCCCACCGCGAAAGCTGGGCCGCCCCAGCTCGCTGCACAACAGCATGCGAAGCCGCATCATCGACGCCATCAAGGCCCGGCCCTCGCTGTGGGCCGGGCGGCAGCGGAGCGAaaagggccagggccagagccgcACCTCGGCCGTATGGAAGGAGGCGGCCATCGAAATGGGACTAACGCCAA CTCTTATGCAGACCCGCTGGTCGATCATCAAGCAGCGGTACGTGGACGAACTGCAGAAGGAGCGTTACACCCAGTACTCGCATCAGGGATTCCGCTCCAACTGGGAGCACTTCGAGCGCATGTCCTTCATGCGCGACATCCTGCTGAAGAAGGTGGACGAGCGGGAGCAGACGCGCGAGCACATCCAGGAGATAGTcagtgagcagcagcagcaccaccagcaccaacagGTGGGACAGCATCTACAGCACTACCGACCGCCGCCGGGCCTGCTTGGGCTCGCCGAGCACGCCCAGGACATGCCCATCGGGCTGGTCCAGCACCAGATGCCCCACCTCGAGGGTGTGCACGTGCACCCATCGCTGGCCATGCACCCCCAGCATCCGCAGGCCATCCTAGCTGCCGGCGCCCGTCGCCGAGTCAAGCACGAGTCCGACCTGGAGTGGGACCCATTCGAGATGATCCTACATGTCCACGGCACGGGCGAGCCGGCCGCCAACTGA